Part of the Vigna radiata var. radiata cultivar VC1973A chromosome 11, Vradiata_ver6, whole genome shotgun sequence genome is shown below.
tgtgattggtccaaaattattctacaatcaataataataattataaaaaccaacatagaccaatcacagaatgacacataCATTATGTcagaatgttgtcaaaatatcattattcacaAAAGAAAGTCTTCCACAATAATCAATTCTAATAATTCAATACAAATCCATAGTAGATTCTACTACTTCTACTACGTTCTCATAATAATTTCATCACTTCACGAACATTGtcatatataatcaattttacGAGACCATAATTGATTCTATCACTTCAAAATCACCACATAATTGATTCCACCACTTTCATCCCTCTTTTCATAATCGATTCCATCTCTTGACCCAATTGGCCGAGATGAATTACTTACTTATCCTAATACACATAAATTACAATTTCTCTCCTTATAATCAATTCCAACCACACACATTCAGTACAAACTTGAACCTAAATTTCTAACACCACGTGCATCCCTCCATGGTTCACCACTACAACCTTCTTTAATGAAATAACATAGGAAGAATCACCTCACGACTGTAACTAACTTCTTATCTTAAACAACACATtaaaaaacttttcttcttaaaaaccTCACCTTTGAACAACATAGCGAACTTTGTTATGCCTCATAAATACACCAAACAATTGCATTCATGGCATGTTTATGGCACTATACCAACCTTGTGCGTGTTGTTTCTTCGTGGTTAAAAGAACAAAAGACAAAAGAATCTTACTATGCATGCAAGAATTTCTTCAcgaatctttaattttttttttaaataaaacaatgatattttagtattttcatttaaatgaaTAGCTATCCTTCAACAAATCGAACTTGTGTGAATCCCTCGCACCTTCTCTCACATGAATCGACGTTTTCAAATTATCTCACGTGTACAAAACTAATGTGAGAATAGTTGAAAAATTCGTCTTCACACCTCCGCTCAAACAGTAACATGAgtttatattgtaaaattataaaattgtaaaatgaaaaaaatttaaaagttacaatttttttaaataataaaataaaatgtgacaATAAATCAAGGTGGCATGATATATAAAGTATATCAGAACATCACCAAGCATTTAGTacaattttgatgttttaactCCTGTAATATGTTTTGTTTAGAAGAAACCGAAACATATAAGGAAGCAAcaaattttttgataaattcttAAACTTATAGgttttctttaaagaaaaaaaaaaacagagtcATACCCTTTTTactatttagacaacatttttttgacaacatttgaacattgattacatgtcaatctgtgattggtcaaaaattactccacaataatgtttgtgattattattattgattgcgcagtaatttttgaccaattacaTATTGATACgcaatcaatgttcaaatgttgttaaaaaaaaaatattgtctaaatattattatcttactTTGATTAATAAACAATGgaaacataaataaatgtataccaaaattttcaaaaattacatttatttatttatttacttatttgttAAAGGCATATGACTAAGTTGGATTTTCAACTTGTCAACCATTTTCACTCAATCGACCTTTCAATCAATGTCACCTAGCtcgtttgtttattttttattttttaaattaaaaatttaaataaaaataattaattttttatattatacttttataagatgtaaatatataatattattataatttaaatcattaatatttataaattaaaatttaattaaattataatagaataatttaaaatataaatgtattaattattttaatttatttaattaaaattattaattaaacaattaaaaaattgtaaattatttatacgataaaatatttttttatatatttatttataagtatatataaaattaaattttaaacataaaaatatttaaaaaaaagttggtgACCATCTTCACTTTGTGAGGGGACGAGTtgcaattctttttattatatatatatatatatatatatatatatactgacGAACTaatttggttgattttttttaaaaactaaaaataaattagataaaatgAGATTGAGTGAACTATTTTAGCAACATATAAGtcacttatttaagaaaaaaattaaataaaaataaattaatttaaaaatataaatttattaacatctcaatatatcataaaaattaaagactTAAAATATAATCGAGCCTAAAAATTATGCATcgtaattttttcaaatttttgtacGTTGGAACTAAaccacaatttaaaataataatgtgttCCATCCCATGAAAAAGTAAATCAAATCGAAGAAGCTAATACTTCCTACGTTTAAAACACTCATAACAACGGGTTTTGCATGTAAACTTGCATAAAAACGAATTTTGAATAATGAAACCTTAACAACAATTGAAGGTAACAAGATATTCCAACACATATAGATAAACCTTAACAAGAACTTTAATTGACAGATAAGAGCAAAGAAGGAGGAGATAGCTAAGTGTTTTGGTGAGTTTGAAGTGTATAAGAAGAGTAGATGAGAAGTTAAGGTTGGAATAATGATGTATTAGCAGTGGGTTGATTAAAAGAATAGAGTTTGGtgagaaaaaggtaaaaagagtTGAATTAGAATTCATATGTTAGAAAATTCCCTCTCCTTTAAGATAAGAGACGGGGCCTTAGTGAGTTTGAGTTTCTCTTTCTAGCTTCtacactttttctcttctcttccatACCCCAATGCGTGTCCTCTTTCtatttctgtttctgtttttccATGTTCATCAAACCCTTTCGTTGCCATTCTCAGAGTACAATGCCCTTAGCTCCATTCGTTCAGCCATTACCGATGCCACTCCACCCGTTCTCTCTTCTTGGAATGCTTCCACCTCTTACTGTTCCTGGCTCGGCGTCACATGCGATGCTCACCGCCACGTTGTCGCTCTCAACCTCACCGGACTCCATCTCTCCGGGACTCTCTCCGCCGACGTAGCTCACCTCCCATTCCTCTCCAATCTCTCCCTCGCCGACAATAAGTTCTCCGGCCCCATTCCTCCGGCTCTCTCCTCCCTCTCTGCCCTCCGCCTCCTCAACCTCTCTAACAATGCCTTTAACCAAACCTTTCCCCCGGAGCTCTCGCGCCTCCAGAGCCTCGAGGTCCTCGACCTCTACAACAACAACATGACCGGCGCACTCCCTCTCGCCGTCGCGCAGATGCTTAACCTCCGCCACTTGCATCTCGGCGGCAACTTCTTCTCCGGCCGGATCCCGCCGGAGTACGGACGGTGGCCGCGCCTCCAGTACCTCGCTGTCTCCGGCAACGAGCTCGGCGGGAAAATACCGCCGGAGATCGGGAACCTGACCAGCCTCCGGGAGCTCTACATCGGTTACTACAACACCTACGTGGACGGCATTCCGCCGGAGATCGGGAACTTGTCAGAGTTGGTGAGGTTGGACGCTGCGTACTGTGGTTTGTCCGGCGAGATTACACCGGCGCTGGGTAAGCTGCAGAAGCTGGACACGCTGTTCCTTCAGGTGAATGCGCTAACAGGGCCTCTGACGCCGGAGCTGGGGAACCTGAAGAGCCTGAAATCGATGGATTTGTCTAACAACATGCTCTCTGGCGAGATTCCGGCGACTTTCAGCGAGCTCAAGAATATTACGCTGCTGAACCTGTTCAGGAACAAGCTTCACGGAGCAATACCGGAGTTTATAGGGGACCTTCCGGCACTGGAAGTGGTGCAACTGTGGGAAAACAACTTCACAGGTAGCATTCCCGAGGGTTTAGGCAAGAACGGGAGACTGAACGTTGTTGATCTTTCTTCTAACAAATTAACCGGGACTTTGCCTCCTTATCTCTGTTCTGGGAACACCCTTCAGACTTTGATTACTCTCGAGAATTTCTTGTTCGGTCCAATTCCGGAATCGCTTGGGAGTTGTGAACCCCTTACTCGGATTCGAATGGGAGAGAACTTTCTAAATGGGTCCATTCCGAAAGGGCTTTTTGGACTTCCCAAACTGACCCAGGTTGAGCTTCAGGATAATTATCTCTCTGGAGAGTTTCCGGAGACGGGCTCTGTAGCTGTTAATCTTGGTCAGATAACTCTCTCCAACAATCAGCTTTCTGGGGCTTTGCCTCCTTCTATTGGTAACTTCTCCGGCGTGCAGAAGCTCCTTCTTGACGGTAACATGTTTTCGGGTCGGATACCTCCACAGATTGGGAAGTTGCAACAGCTCTCAAAGATTGATTTTAGTGGCAACAAGTTCTCGGGTCCTATTTCACCTGAGATCAGTCAGTGTAagttgttgacttttctggacCTTAGCCGCAATGAGCTTTCCGGAGAGATCCCAAATGAGATTACTGGAATGAGGATCTTGAATTACCTTAATCTCTCAAGTAATCATTTAGTGGGTAGCATTCCCTCTTCAATATCCTCGATGCAAAGCTTAACTTCTGTTGATTTTTCGTACAACAATCTGTCTGGTTTGGTGCCTGGTACGGGTCAGTTCAGCTACTTCAACTACACGTCTTTCCTGGGAAACCCTGACCTCTGTGGTCCCTATTTAGGTGCTTGCAAGGATGGGGTTGCCAATGGTGCACATCAACCTCATGCTAAAGGACTCTCGTCTTCCTTGAAGCTTCTACTTGTTGTCGGTTTGCTTTTATGTTCCATTGCTTTTGCTGTGGCGGCAATATTTAAGGCTCGATCACTGAAGAAGGCCAGTGAGGCTCGTGCATGGAAGTTGACTGCATTCCAACGTTTGGACTTCACTGTTGATGATGTTTTGCATTGCTTGAAGGAGGACAATATTATAGGCAAAGGAGGTGCAGGCATTGTCTACAAAGGGGCTATGCCTAACGGGGATCATGTTGCCGTGAAAAGGCTTCCCGCTATGAGTAGAGGTTCTTCCCACGACCACGGGTTCAATGCGGAGATTCAGACACTTGGTCGAATCCGACACAGGCACATTGTTAGACTGCTGGGTTTCTGTTCAAATCATGAGACTAACCTTTTGGTCTATGAGTACATGCCCAATGGAAGCTTGGGTGAGGTTCTTCATGGAAAGAAGGGAGGTCATTTGTATTGGGACATAAGGTATAAAATAGCCGTGGAAGCCGCCAAAGGGCTTTGCTATCTGCACCATGATTGTTCTCCGCTCATTGTTCACCGTGATGTGAAGTCAAACAACATCCTTCTTGATTCTAATCATGAAGCTCATGTTGCTGATTTTGGGCTAGCCAAGTTCCTGCAAGATTCTGGGACATCTGAATGCATGTCTGCTATTGCTGGTTCATACGGATACATAGCTCCGGGTACTGttcaattttgttataattaatgCATTACTACATAGATGTGGCAACATGTTTTCCCGCCCGATCATTACTATTTGTACTTTCAATTATTGTTGAGAATTTGACTCACTGACTGATCATCATTTTAGGTGTTGACTGTTGATATTCAGGTGATGCACctaaattaattaacatttccGTGTGgtttttcttcactttgatTTTCTATCATAGTAGCTAAATGATCACTTGATTGGtctgtttatttatttagtctATTTATTTCTAAGCCAAAGTACTGAAAGTAAATGGTAGGTAGCTCTGCTCcgtttgaatttgatttttttctataGCCCGCTCTCCACACCTATGAAGTAGATGATACTGTAGTCATAGGTTGTAATCATTTGCAACAGAAAACTGATGGTTATGGGCAAAATACCAGACTTATAGAACTGTATACAATTTTTCACGTACTGCCTTTCTTTTACTCAGTTTCTAATCAAGGTGGCCTGCTTTATTTTGCTTGTGATACCTGTTTCATGTTTGGTTGGTACTTATAGTTTATTAATTAGCCTGCTTCATTTCAGTTCATGATTCCTCATTGATGTTTGATTGCAGAGTATGCCTACACATTGAAAGTTGATGAGAAAAGCGACGTGTACAGTTTTGGCGTGGTTCTTTTAGAACTTGTAACTGGCAGGAAACCAGTTGGGGAATTTGGTGACGGTGTAGACATTGTGCAATGGACAAGGAAAATGACGGACTCTAACAAGGAAGAAGTTCTTAAAGTTCTTGATCCTAGGCTTTCGTCGGTTCCCCTCCACGAAGTGATGCATGTTTTCTATGTAGCCATGCTATGTGTTGAAGAACAGGCTGTAGAGAGACCAACTATGCGTGAAGTTGTCCAAATACTAACAGAGCTTCCAAAGGCACCTGGTTCTAAACAGGAGGACTTAACAGAATCCTCTCTGACATCATCCAATGCTTTAGAATCTCCATCCACAGCCTCTAGGGATCATCAAAATCCTTCTCAATCTCCACCAGCCGATCTTCTTAGCATCTGAAATTCTATTTAGTGTTTCATTTTAGTTCCCTTGGTTTGTGATAGCTTATTCGTTTACTTTCTGTTAGTGTCTGGgttttttaatggtttttgtACAGTAGGATTGGTGGGGGTATTTTCTTATAAAGTCATTGTCCTCATCATGCAGTACTGCTTTTAATCTTTGTTACAGCCGTCGTTGTGCTGGCGTACGCTGGGGAGGGTTCAAGGGATTACCCTGTTCATTGAGGGGATCAATAATAGGGAGAGTGAAAGGGACACAACGATGCAAACTAGTTGGGGTATTGAAACAGTGGTGAATCCTGAGAGAATTGCCTCAGTATGAATTGTGAGCCTGAGCTGTGACTGAGTCTATCAATCAGGTTTTGGATTAGCTTATTTGAAGAAGTTAACATGTTTCGGGAAAATCGGAGTGAATCATAATACGTGTTTTAGCTTTAGGATCGTCATTTCCTTCTGCTTTTTCATTTTCCCAGAAGACAATTAACTCAGTGGCACCAGATTTTATGGCGTGAAAAAGGATAGAAGAATTTCCCCGTTTAAATAACATAAGAGGTAGGATGGGGATAACTAAAAAAGATAAATCTTGTGAtcaatttatatgtatattatctTAGCGTAAACTCGCAATCATTCTGGTAACGGACCACACTGCTTGAAACATGGTAGCTGGCCCTTATATAATCCCAAGAGAATTGTAGCCATTGAATTTTAGTTTCACCTTGCAGAGAGAGCTAGGCGAAGGTTTACCACGTGATGctcaattaaatattagttttgttttgcGTTGAGTTGTCATATTTCACCTCGTACAATAAAGTGTTGTCATTTATTTAGTAAGATTGACCAGTTATTTGTCTCGTTGGAGATTCACATAAACCTTTGCTTGGGATGCCTTGTTAGCAACCATAAGAATCTGTTGTGCCACAATTTCTCTGAAGACTCATGTAAGGAAACTTTACATAGCATACTTTTTTTAGAGTAACACTAAACAACAGTATGCTATTTTggtaaaaataaagtgaatgtGTGAAAAATTCGTGCATTGTATGATATCTCCTTCAAATTTCCATAAAgtcttattatattaaacaacTATTTTCTGGACCAGAGAGCGAGAGGAGAGGGTCCCCAAAACCACGATGGAAGAGACTCGCGATTGTACTAAGGATGAAATTCTTTGGTTAGGTCTAACTGAACATTCATATGGTCCCAGAAAAGATATTATTAAGTAGTTTGtgaatgaaaaatttatcaaaaattcaAATGGCTGGTAGAGGATCTCATCGAAACaagctaaataaataaatgataaaaaaatccgTCGATACAAATTTTGTTGATAGAACTTTTTATTTAAGTCCGTTTTTTTGCTATGTAGAGTGTAAGTTTTCTCatcttggttttacattgtacTATTCATATAATTGAATGTGACCCATTtacatgtatttatatatatatatatatatatatattgaaaagaaataCGTGATATAACTTGAATTGGTAGTGATTATTGGTGTATTATTGGAGGATTGAAAGATGGAATTGAAACCAGTGAAGCTCTGGACAACGGAGACACCATAAGCATGGGACAAAATCTATGTGCGAGATAAATCCAAGGCGATAGAACACAAGATAAAGCCCTTCAATGCGGCTTTCAAGTTCAAATTATTTGAAAGTACTGAAATTGAGAAACGAAGGAAAAAGATGAATGGTTCAAGAAAGATGAATCTCTTCCAAAACGACAAACAACTTTACCCAAAAATCTATCAAAACTCATACAGGATAGGGATTGCTACCACATCCACAGTATCCTACCACATGaataatttcaatcattttttaagggaaaaatatatatatattttaaattttgttgcttatttttaattctaacttttaaaatatacaattttagttatttttacgTTCTGCATTTATTCAACCAGAAACCAGATGAAAACAATTAAATTCACTATATGTTGTTGGTAATCTCCTTATacctaatttaaaatttttagaatacaTATTCAGTAAAAATTTCTGAATAAaatgttatgatttttttataattttgattaatggTAAGTGTATTCGAAAAAAATGTGTATGTCAGAAAACAAGATGaatgaaaattgtgttattttctGAATTTTTGGGAGTTGTTTGTTTTGAGTATTTGCCCAAGCTCTCCCTCTAAAGATTCTTATTTAGCAGTTTGCATTTGGAATATCATCTCAAACAtctcacatttttttcttagaaaaaaaaatggccAGTGATCATTCAAAAGTTCTgcatttagacattttaattaattacactaaaaaaatacaataacaataaaatctaattaaattataaaacataataatattatttttaattcaaaatcctaaaatagtaattttataaatcttttatgttatttgatgttcaattttttatttttacttaatataaGATTTggatttacatttaaatttaataaaaacttattttgacagttgagaaataaaattaaagaaataatctAAGGTTAAAAGAAGTTCCTTTTTATGGTGGGAAAAAGTACATGTATTATGAGAAGTGGAAGCAGTAGCTGGAGTGattgattatttgtgttgtgTGGTTGCCCACAAGATCTGTCTTTTTAGTATTGTTCCATCTCATTACTCTTCTTTGACTTCATTTATTATTGCAGACACCAcagtaattattataatgtttctCACATCTCATCTTCTCTCCTTCTTCTGCATCTCATACATTCAAAGGATCAATACAATCTTCCACTTTTCATGAATTAATGTTTTTCTCATATATTTCTATCTTTTAATTACTTTACCAAGTACTAAAAATGGCAACAAGTATTTATTGGTCAATCTTTTTAATTCAGATATATATTACCCTCACAAATAaccataatatatttttaaatatatactaaaataatatatttaaaatttatatatttaattactgccattaatataacaaaaacacataatttaatattaatttttttgaatgttttattttattaaaataatatttttgaagttgtatttgatataaattctattttaaagtttttttttttaatttcatcattttgaTTAATTGGATTCtatatttgaagatatttttctatatcctattttaaaaaaataatatgaaattcctcgtatattattattaagtattttttaatcgAATTATTAATATCAATGTTTTATAATAGATGAAGAAATTGAGGTTGCTTTGTTTTCATATTCACttgtagttttctttttatcacttttaaaaaataattttttttatttttcatcaatatatctatttaaaaaggttaaaaacttaaaaaataaaaaactaattgtaaaaaaaaaacacacaacgATTAAATTTTCCTATTATATTCATACAAAAGTTATTATATAATAGACTtatgagatgaaaaaaaagtatattataaaaataatatttcactgtcaaataaaaacgaaaaaaaatattattttttctttaagaatataattaatataggaaatgaaagtaaaataaggAGTgcatatttacatttttttcctcgtaataaaaaataacgtgTATGCGAGAGTGAAAGACAAACGTAAAAGCTAACTTAAaaggagatgaaaaagaaaatagaacaaatatatcttaataattttacttttttactatattcaatttTACACTTTACTGTTTATGAATGTTAaacatacattttataaaaaaataaaaatatacctgtttatttttcataaatttttattagtttgagAGACGAGAGCACCCGGCTCGAGTGATGCTATGCGTAtgtgttaaataattatttttaaatgatattagcTAATATGCTAACtaatcaaaaaaaaaatcagttaatttctttagtaagtatgtgaaaaataataagatggacttttaattaagttttagataattttaacgtttagttatttttagttaaattcttaacatatttttttattatatataaaattttaatattttttaattaaatatttatctttaatttttcattaaacgATTGGCttggttattattattttactaaattatatttatataaatcactcttatttttttaaaaacactGACTTTTACTGGTAATTACAATGATGACGACCATGAAAGTGTTCtattatctaatatatatatatatatatatatatatatatatatatatatatatatatatatatatatatatatatattattaaaataataaaaattaagttattgtACCCACGCCACGTGATCTTTTATTATCCCTATAATGCGTCTTTATGTAGGACAGGTCCCCCAATTTAAGTTCTTCGGGCTGTTCCCACTGCCCTACTTTTCTGGCACCACACAGACgcaacaaagacaaaaatcGGAGATTTTGACCGATGGTTAGGATCGAtgtttgacaaaagaaaactgTAATTACATGTTCATTTGTCATTTCATCCAAATTccataaaaacatttaatcatCGAAAtgctaataaaaaattaaatgtttgcTCATTAAAatacgtaaaaaaaaaatgcttttttctataacttttaatatattctcagtagaaaaataattatataatccaTGTCTTAAAAAGATCCTTAAATAAACATTTACTCAAAGTGTCCAGGGAGACAAATTTGTTGAGAAATACGAACCCTATCAAATTCACAGATGAAAAGGAAGACAACTAATTATCTATGGATGTTCCTAGGCTTGTTTCTTCTAAGAGGGTGTGATTCGGTTAacttcatttaattttcttattaatatttaaaaaacaaattcattctCTAAACTACCTTCTTCATGCTAATTGAggaaaaaatcaatttaataataacaTGCTTCAATTGAGATTTTGTTTTTCCCTTTTAAGAATTATATGATTGTTATCATAAAAATCAAAGAAGTCatgacaaatataaattttaaatttattaaaaaggtattttaagaatattttattcaaccacttagtattttaaatttattaaaaaggtcataacatataattttttttaccttgcGTTCAACGCGCGAGAGGGTTTAATTTCATTCAGTGTGTGAATTTTGTTGTATCTGAAGCCATGGTGAGAAGCCCAGTATCATGGCCCGACATCATTGTAAGGCCCATGTTTCCTTTCCTAAGTTGTAGGAAGAGAGTTTTTGAACATTCATTAAATAGAACTTGGATTCTATTTACTAgagtttttatttcttgttatttttgttaaattttagttataaaattttatcttattttttattcatttttcattttaaaatatgtacacatt
Proteins encoded:
- the LOC106777640 gene encoding leucine-rich repeat receptor-like serine/threonine-protein kinase BAM1; its protein translation is MRVLFLFLFLFFHVHQTLSLPFSEYNALSSIRSAITDATPPVLSSWNASTSYCSWLGVTCDAHRHVVALNLTGLHLSGTLSADVAHLPFLSNLSLADNKFSGPIPPALSSLSALRLLNLSNNAFNQTFPPELSRLQSLEVLDLYNNNMTGALPLAVAQMLNLRHLHLGGNFFSGRIPPEYGRWPRLQYLAVSGNELGGKIPPEIGNLTSLRELYIGYYNTYVDGIPPEIGNLSELVRLDAAYCGLSGEITPALGKLQKLDTLFLQVNALTGPLTPELGNLKSLKSMDLSNNMLSGEIPATFSELKNITLLNLFRNKLHGAIPEFIGDLPALEVVQLWENNFTGSIPEGLGKNGRLNVVDLSSNKLTGTLPPYLCSGNTLQTLITLENFLFGPIPESLGSCEPLTRIRMGENFLNGSIPKGLFGLPKLTQVELQDNYLSGEFPETGSVAVNLGQITLSNNQLSGALPPSIGNFSGVQKLLLDGNMFSGRIPPQIGKLQQLSKIDFSGNKFSGPISPEISQCKLLTFLDLSRNELSGEIPNEITGMRILNYLNLSSNHLVGSIPSSISSMQSLTSVDFSYNNLSGLVPGTGQFSYFNYTSFLGNPDLCGPYLGACKDGVANGAHQPHAKGLSSSLKLLLVVGLLLCSIAFAVAAIFKARSLKKASEARAWKLTAFQRLDFTVDDVLHCLKEDNIIGKGGAGIVYKGAMPNGDHVAVKRLPAMSRGSSHDHGFNAEIQTLGRIRHRHIVRLLGFCSNHETNLLVYEYMPNGSLGEVLHGKKGGHLYWDIRYKIAVEAAKGLCYLHHDCSPLIVHRDVKSNNILLDSNHEAHVADFGLAKFLQDSGTSECMSAIAGSYGYIAPEYAYTLKVDEKSDVYSFGVVLLELVTGRKPVGEFGDGVDIVQWTRKMTDSNKEEVLKVLDPRLSSVPLHEVMHVFYVAMLCVEEQAVERPTMREVVQILTELPKAPGSKQEDLTESSLTSSNALESPSTASRDHQNPSQSPPADLLSI